GAAACTTTTAGCAAAATTTCAGATGAAATTCGGCCACTAAATACAATAATTTTCCCTTTAATGGGGATATGATTGCGTAAACAATGGCCATAGATTTTATCTAATGCGTTGTGTCGTCCAATATCCATTCTTGATATGAGAACGGTATTTCGATCGCACAGGGCGGTATTATGGACCCCGCCTGTTTGACGAAACGTAGTGGAAGATCGCTGTAAGGTATTCATTAAATGAAAGCATTCTTCTGGAGTAATTGTTACATGTATATCATGTAAAGTTTTTGCTTTTGCTGCATCGTTTACAAAAACAAACCCTTGTCTACTTTTGCCGCAACAAGAAGTGACATATCGTTTGTTATATAGCGTTTGATAGAGTGGATTGATTTGTGATGTTTTTACATGGACAACCCCTTTGTCTTTTTGTATCCATAATTCATCAATGTTCTCATAAGAAGCAATAATTCCTTCAGAAATTAAAAAACCTATTACCATATCTTCAATATAATTTGGAGTGCATACAACTGTTACATATTCTTCCCCGTTTAATTTAATTGTTACAGGGGATTCTGTAACAACTTCATCTTCTCGTTCGGAAAAGGCTCCTCCTTGATAAC
This sequence is a window from Bacillus pseudomycoides DSM 12442. Protein-coding genes within it:
- the fdhD gene encoding formate dehydrogenase accessory sulfurtransferase FdhD, which encodes MEPVQETYKMIRYQGGAFSEREDEVVTESPVTIKLNGEEYVTVVCTPNYIEDMVIGFLISEGIIASYENIDELWIQKDKGVVHVKTSQINPLYQTLYNKRYVTSCCGKSRQGFVFVNDAAKAKTLHDIHVTITPEECFHLMNTLQRSSTTFRQTGGVHNTALCDRNTVLISRMDIGRHNALDKIYGHCLRNHIPIKGKIIVFSGRISSEILLKVSKIGCEIVLSKSAPTKLALQLAHDLGITVVGFIRNDSCNIYTHPERVEGYIPETK